In Acidimicrobiales bacterium, a single genomic region encodes these proteins:
- a CDS encoding tyrosine-type recombinase/integrase translates to MNPIETAAHDYLEWMEVHNYATTTIACRSRYLAYFFAFAHQHDVDEAKEVTLELLLGYQHTLFAHRKRDGEPLSFGTQAQRLVPVAQFFSWLRREHRIVTNPAADLLMPRPDRRLPEATLSASEMAALLSAPDVSKPLGLRDRAVLEVFYSCALRRGELISLWFRDVDFERSTIFVRRGKGAKDRYVPIGERALFWVRLYTEIVRPGFVTSRFPDQLFLSSAGTPLCPDWLCRKVRTYLAQAGISKRGSCHLLRHTVATLMLEGGADIRYVAEMLGHSRLETTQRYTRVSIDRLRAVHAACHPATGLSVAMASELCGALPNARSAIAASRATSGARKQA, encoded by the coding sequence ATGAACCCCATCGAGACAGCAGCCCACGACTACCTGGAGTGGATGGAGGTCCACAACTACGCGACGACTACGATCGCGTGCCGGAGTCGGTACCTCGCCTACTTCTTCGCCTTCGCCCACCAGCATGACGTCGACGAGGCGAAAGAGGTGACCTTGGAGCTGCTCCTCGGATACCAACACACCTTGTTCGCCCACCGCAAGCGTGATGGCGAGCCCCTTTCCTTCGGCACCCAGGCCCAGCGCCTGGTCCCCGTGGCCCAGTTCTTCTCCTGGCTGCGCCGTGAGCACCGCATCGTGACCAATCCTGCCGCCGACCTCCTGATGCCCCGGCCCGACCGACGCCTTCCTGAGGCCACCTTGAGCGCCTCGGAGATGGCCGCCCTCCTGAGTGCCCCAGACGTCTCCAAGCCCCTTGGCCTGCGAGATCGAGCCGTGTTGGAGGTCTTCTACTCGTGTGCGCTTCGCCGAGGTGAGCTCATCTCGCTGTGGTTTCGGGATGTGGACTTCGAGCGCAGCACCATCTTCGTGCGCCGGGGGAAGGGCGCCAAGGACCGCTACGTGCCCATCGGGGAACGGGCTCTGTTCTGGGTGCGCCTTTACACCGAGATCGTCCGACCCGGATTCGTGACGTCCCGATTCCCTGACCAGCTGTTTCTATCCTCCGCGGGCACGCCACTATGTCCGGACTGGCTGTGTCGGAAGGTCCGGACGTACTTGGCACAAGCGGGCATCTCCAAGCGCGGCAGCTGCCACCTCTTGCGCCACACCGTGGCTACCCTCATGCTCGAGGGTGGGGCAGACATCCGCTACGTGGCCGAGATGCTCGGCCACTCGCGCCTCGAGACGACGCAGCGTTACACCCGAGTGAGCATCGACCGTCTACGGGCCGTTCACGCCGCCTGCCACCCGGCGACGGGGCTCAGTGTCGCCATGGCCTCGGAACTCTGTGGTGCCCTCCCCAACGCCCGCAGCGCCATCGCCGCCAGCAGGGCAACATCCGGGGCGAGGAAGCAGGCATGA